A DNA window from Amphiprion ocellaris isolate individual 3 ecotype Okinawa chromosome 8, ASM2253959v1, whole genome shotgun sequence contains the following coding sequences:
- the irx7 gene encoding iroquois homeobox 7 produces MPASQTGFGNFFLERNISMPAGYQIPVLGCPPGVQQQQQAQHLAAMAAGVPITYSGLQGYNFIPYPHHRHIAHTNNGFDLKAASPFHHALLARGPPFYPPYRPGAAEDPGRVAKVATRESTGALKAWLNEHLKNPYPTKGEKIMLAIITKMSLTQVSTWFANARRRLKKENRVSWASKGKSDEEDEEQEGESDEEESPLQKCHLDEPQSEGAGGGEQSALDNSAPVDARLEMEMQQQQPSSDGKELELVKKVEKSDSEQTPSALESKENIASQKPKIWSLAETATSETVKKPVDSIYPPAGRLWADWASRNGLFVPSCYTAHEIV; encoded by the exons ATGCCCGCATCGCAAACTGGATTTGGAAACTTCTTCTTGGAGAGGAACATCAGCATGCCGGCTGGATATCAGATCCCGGTGCTAGGATGCCCACCGggggtgcagcagcagcagcaggcgcAGCATCTGGCAGCGATGGCAGCTGGGGTTCCAATAACATACTCAGGACTGCAGGGATACAACTTCATCCCGTATCCACACCATAGGCACATCGCACACACG AACAACGGTTTCGATTTGAAGGCCGCCTCTCCCTTCCACCACGCTCTCCTGGCCCGTGGACCACCTTTCTATCCTCCGTACCGCCCGGGAGCAGCCGAGGATCCCGGCAGGGTCGCCAAAGTGGCCACCCGAGAGAGCACCGGGGCGCTGAAGGCCTGGCTGAACGAGCACCTGAAGAACCCGTATCCAACCAAGGGCGAGAAAATCATGCTCGCCATCATCACCAAAATGAGCCTCACGCAGGTCTCCACTTGGTTCGCCAACGCGAGGCGACGTTTGAAGAAGGAGAACAGGGTCAGCTGGGCGTCGAAGGGGAAATCGgacgaggaggatgaggagcaggagggagagagcgaCGAGGAGGAGAGTCCTCTGCAGAAATGTCATTTGGATGAGCCTCAAAGTGAAGGCGCAGGCGGCGGTGAGCAGAGCGCGTTGGACAACTCGGCACCAGTGGACGCGCGTTTGGAGATggagatgcagcagcagcagccgagCAGCGACGGCAAAGAGCTGGAACTTGTCAAGAAAGTTGAAAAGAGTGACTCTGAACAGACGCCCTCAGCTTTggaaagtaaagaaaacatCGCGAGTCAAAAACCCAAAATCTGGTCTTTGGCAGAGACCGCCACCTCAGAGACTGTGAAGAAACCCGTGGACAGTATTTACCCCCCTGCAGGCAGACTGTGGGCAGACTGGGCTTCCAGAAACGGGCTGTTTGTCCCTTCATGTTATACCgcgcatgaaattgtctga